Proteins found in one Deltaproteobacteria bacterium genomic segment:
- a CDS encoding DUF1330 domain-containing protein has translation MIEFETLKQAKKWWVSEQYRPLKVLRRESSSAKIIPVESE, from the coding sequence ATTATTGAGTTTGAGACGCTGAAACAGGCAAAAAAATGGTGGGTGTCGGAACAATATCGTCCTCTGAAGGTGCTTCGGAGAGAATCTTCATCGGCAAAGATAATACCTGTCGAAAGTGAATGA
- a CDS encoding DUF86 domain-containing protein produces MHDTELVLEVLHQIEEAAAKIVSRFQAIRQVSDFTDSSAGVEKMDAICMMLIVIGESLKNLDKITAGKLLQTYPNIDWKKAKGMRDILTHHYTDVNAVAVFNTCKNKIPQLLETIRKMLEDLK; encoded by the coding sequence TAGAAGTTTTGCATCAGATAGAAGAGGCTGCCGCTAAAATTGTTTCCCGCTTTCAGGCCATTCGCCAAGTTTCAGACTTCACCGACAGCTCGGCTGGTGTTGAAAAAATGGATGCTATTTGTATGATGTTGATCGTTATCGGCGAATCACTGAAAAATCTAGATAAAATTACCGCAGGGAAGCTACTTCAGACCTACCCGAACATTGACTGGAAAAAGGCGAAAGGGATGCGAGATATATTGACTCACCACTATACGGATGTCAATGCCGTGGCGGTCTTTAACACTTGCAAAAATAAGATACCTCAGCTTCTGGAAACAATACGAAAGATGCTGGAAGACCTGAAATGA